A region of the Bacillota bacterium genome:
GACATGCGAGCGGTGGGACTCCTCTTCGCCGGCTCTGACAAGGCGACGCTTTACAACAGGATCACGAACGTCTTGGACGCGCTGGCCGTAACGATTGAGCGCCCGAGCTGAGGAACCAAGGCGGATCGGATCGGCACGGAACAACTCAGCGAGACGCGGAGGAGCGGCTAGCAAAGCAGGAAAACCAAGTCAGGTGACGAAAAACGAGAACATGACGTGGGATCGGTCGAGGGCACACGCCGGTCCCGGAGGTGAACGGGTCGTGAAGGCGGTCGCCATTGCTGTCCTGAGCTATCTGATAGGGTCGATCCCCTTCTCTTACCTGTCCGCGATGGTTTTCAAGAGGACCGATGTGAGGAAGGTGGGATCGAGGAACGTCGGCACGACAAACGTGCTTAAGTCCGCAGGCCTCATTCCCGGCCTCATCGCCGCCGTAGGTGACTGCGGCAAGGGAGTCTTGGCCGTGCTCATCGCGAGAGCCACGGCTCCCGAGTTGTACTGGATGACATTCGCAGCCGGCCTTCTGGCTGTCGTCGGGCACAACTGGCCGATCTGGCTCGGGTTCCACGGAGGAGGAGGCCTGGCGACGTGCATTGGCAGCTTGTTAGTGCTCTCGGCGGCGTCCGTGTTCTATCTGCTCGCCCTGTGGGGCGCCTCCTACGTCCTCACGAGACACAAGTACGCGAGCTCCCTGTTCGGTTGCATGTCGCTGCCGGTGTTCCTGGGAGTATACGAGCAGTCCTGGGCGTACTTCGGGTTTGGGTTTGGCATGGGCGTTCTCCTCGGTGCGAAGCAGGTGCTCGCGTGGTTGAGATACGGTAAGAAGCCCGAGAGCATCGCGGCGTGCTGATGCCCACGTGCCGCCCGTCCGGACGTGCCCATTCCCAACGGGTCGCACGCGACGGCAGACTCGGGGGCGCTGAAGGCCCAAACTCGGGAGCGACGAAGGCCGTGGCACACGGGCGCCGCTCCCGTTGAGTTTGCAGCAAAGGAGGAGCAAGGTGGCAAGCAGGGTATACGTCACGAACATGAGGACGAAGAGCGGCCTTTCTTTGGTGGACAAGGTCGGTCTGTTGTTCGACGCTGCGGGGTTTGCGCAACTCTTCGGAAAGGACGATCTCGTCGCGATAAAGCTGCACGTAGGAGAGCCGGGCAACATCGCGTTCATCCCGCCGCCGCTCGTCAGGAGGGTCGTCGACAAGATAAAGGCCGCGGGCGCACGCCCGTTCCTTACCGACTCGAATACCCTGTACGTCGGCAGACGATCGAACGCCGTGGACCACACCATATCCGCGTTGGAGAACGGGTTCACGTACGCGACCGTGGGGGCACCTTTCATCGTAGCCGACGGCTTGACAGGCCATGAGCACGTGAAAGTGCCCATCGACGGCGTGCGCCTCAAAGAAGTCCGCATAGGGGCTGCTATCGCCCAGGCAGACGCCATGATAGCCCTCTCGCATTTCAAAGGCCACGAGGCCACGGGCTTCGGGGGGGCCATCAAGAACGTCGGCATGGGTTCCGCGAGCCGCGGTGGCAAGCAGGAGCAACACTCGAACCTCAAGCCAGCGGTGCGTCTCGAGAAGTGCACCGGGTGCGGCAGGTGCGTCAGGTGGTGTCCCGCCGGGGCTCTTTCGGTGGGCGATGATAGAAGGGCACACATAGATCCGGAGCGCTGCATCGGCTGCGCTGAGTGTACGATAACGTGCAACAACAGAGCCATCAAGGTGCAGTGGGAGGAAGGCGAGGAGGGAAGCCTCCAGGAAAAGATGGCCGAGTATGCGCTCGGGGTCGTAAAAACCAAGGCGGGCAAGTGCGGCTTCATGAACTTCGTGATGAACGTCTCGCCCCAGTGCGACTGCTACGCGTGGAACGATGTCCCCATCGTGCCGAGCGTCGGCATCCTGGCTTCGTGCGACCCCGTTGCCGTGGATGCAGCCTCGGTCGATTTGGTCAACCGGGCGACGGTTCTCCCAGGGTCGGCCGTTGATCGCTCCGATGAAGCCGGTCCTCACGCGGACAAGTTCGCAGCCCTGTATCCGGATGTGGACTGGACCGTGCAGCTGAGGCACGGCGAGCGGATTGGGCTCGGGACGCGGGATTACGCGCTTGTGCACGTGGCGATGGTCTGATTCCAGCGATCTCGGCGCGTGTCCCGCGCCCGGATCGCCCTCGCCCCGGACATACTAAGCGTGGTCGGAAGGATGCCCCGCGTCTTGCGGTGCATGAGGCCACGACGTGTGCGATGAGTGCTCGAAGGCCCGGCGGGGCGTTCATGGAGGACGAGAGAGTGCCAGGCGTTTACGTGACGGAAAGAAACTTTGGGGATGTCGCGATAGACCTCTATACCGTTGTAGAGAGCGTCGCTCCCGAATGGCTTGCGGGCGCAAGGTGGCTTCAGCGCAAAGACATCCCCATCAGCCAGGTAAAGGTGCGCGATCTCGGGACGCTCGCTGGAGACGAGTCAGCGTTGTGCGTCCTCACAGTGATCGAAGTCGTCTTTCACGCGCGAGGCGAGGAGAAGGAGCGTTCGGACCTCTACAATGTGCCTTTGGTCGTCGCGATGCGAGGCGTGGAGACGGGGAGCGAGCCGCTCGCCCAGATAAGGGGTCCAGGCTACGAGGCGCTCGTGTACGACGCCGCTGATACCGCCATGTTTGCGAGGGCGGCGTTGGAAGGTGTCAGACAAGGGACCGTAGTGGCCACTGCGGAAGGCGCGTTCGAGTTTCGCGGCGCCGGTCCCGGCGCGCCGGGTGCGGTGCGCGCAGCGACGAAGCTGCCGGGAACTTCCACGAACACGCTCGTTGCCGTGGACTCCACATGGATCATGAAGGTCTACCGCAGGATGGTCCGGGGCGCGTCCCCGGACCTCGAGATGAGCGTGGGGTTGACCAAAGCGGGTTTCGGCCACATGCCCGCGACAGCTGGCTACGCGGTGTACAGGACGCGCGACGGGGCGTCCTTCCCCATCTTCTTGGTGCAGCAATTCGTGCCAAACCATGGTGAAGCGTGGCGAAGATTCCTCGCCGACGCTGCCGCCTTCGTTCGCGGCGGGGAGGCAGAGGGGGAAGGTGGCAAGGATCGGAGTGCGGCCCGCCTCGGTGAGATAACTGCCGAGCTTCACTGCGCTTCCGCTCGCGTGGGTGATGACGCGTTTCGTCCTGTGGACATGGACTCCCGCGACGTCCTTGCCCTTGAGCAAAGTCTGGGCGGGTCGGTGAGTGAGTCCATGAAAGCACTCCGGCAGGCCGAGGGACGCTACGAACAGCCGTATACCGGGATGATCCGCGACGCGGCGCGACGCGCAGACGACCTCATCGCGCTAGTGAAGCGGGCGTGCCGCGGCCTCGAATCCGGTCGAGACCTGGGCAAGAAGATCCGAATCCACGGCGACCTGCACCTCGGCCAGTTCCTGGTGATTGCTGGGGAAGCTAGGAACTGCGGCGAGGACTTCGTCGTGATAGACTTCGAAGGGGAGCCTTTGCGCCCTTCCGAGGAGAGGAGACTGAGAGCGAGCCCCTTGCGGGACGTGGCGGGGATGCAGAGGTCGTTCGATTATGTGGCCTACTCGGCGGTCCTAGCACCTGAGGGGAACCGGTCGGAATATGGCGGAGGTGCGTCTGCCGCGCCGGCGCACGCCGGAAGAGGGGAGATCGAGCATGCGCTCTTTCAGAGGGCGAGGGCTTGGGGCAGACGAGCGGCAGCGGCGTTCCTCGCGGGCTACCTGCAGAGAATACGGCGCGACGCCCCGGACCTCGTGCCGGGGGACGACAAAGACTTCAGGCTGTTGCTCACGTCTTTCAAGCTGGAGAAAGCCCTCTACGAGGTGAGATACGAGCTCTGGAACCGTCCCACATGGGTGGAGATCCCCATCGCGGGAGTCCTGGATTGCATGGAGGAACTCGGCGGCCTTGTTGGGAGGCCGTGACGCAGGCCCACGCGGAGTCTGGGCCTTCTGCCTAGCACGGTCAGAGTGCAAGTGATGAGGAGGACGATGGCTGCGATGGAGAGGCGGCTGTCCGTGACGATGATGACAAACGAATACCCGCCTAATGTGTACGGCGGAGCCGGGGTCCACGTGGACTACCTGTCGCGGGCGCTGGCGAAGACGGTGGACGTGGAGGTCAGGTGTTTCGGGGATGAACGCACGGGGCCGGAGGATATGACGGTGCGGGCTTATGAGCCGTGGGAGCTCGTGGCGAGAGACGGCGACCCGCGCTGCGCGAAGGCGCTCTTGCCGCTATCGACCAACCTCGCCATGGTGAAAGACCCGATCAAGTCCGACGTGGTCCATTGTCACACCTGGTACACGTTCATGGCGGGGTTCTACGCGAAGGAGCTGTACGGGAAGCCGCTAGTCACCACAATCCATAGCCTCGAGCCGCTCCGCCCGTGGAAAGAGGAGCAGCTGGGTCCGGCATACAGGCTCAGCCGGTGGATGGAGCGCACCGGCGTGCTGGCGTCAGACAGGGTGATCGCGGTCTCGGAGGGGATGAAGAAAGACATCCTCAAGTGCTACACTATTCCAGAGGACCGCATCCGGGTCATCCACAATGGCATTGACCTCGACGAATATAAGCCAGTCCGCACGAACGACGCACGCCGCGAGTACGGCGTAGGCGACAAGTACGTGCTCTTCGTGGGGCGGATGAGCAGACAGAAAGGGATAATCCACCTTCTCGACGCCGTCCCATACTTGCCCGAGGACGTCCAGATCGTGCTGTGCGCGGGCGCGCCTGACACAGAGGAGATAGAGCGTGAGGTGGTGGAGCGCACGGCGGGCAGGCCCAATGTCGTGCTGATCCGGGAGATGGTCCCAAAACGCAAGATCATCGAGCTATATACTAACGCAGCCGTGTTCTGCTGCCCTTCCATTTATGAGCCGTTCGGCATAATCAACCTCGAGGCCATGGCGTGCGAGACTCCCGTTGTGGCGTCGGCCGTGGGCGGCATACCTGAGGTCGTGGTCGACGGAGAAACGGGGTTCCTGGTTGAGCCGGGCGATCCGCAGGCACTTGCCCGGGCTATAAACACACTGCTCCGTGACGGTGAACTAGCCCGGTCCTTTGGTGCGGCGGGTCGAAAACACGTGGAGGCCCGTTTCAGCTGGGACGCCGTCGCCCTTAAGACTAAAGACCTCTACGCTGAGCTGGTGGAGCCGTCGCACAGCTAGAGCGCGCCGGTCACTTGACCTGCCGCCCGCTGTCGCCCGCTGCCGCAGGTCGGGACGCGGCGCCTGTCTTTGTCGCCGCCCCCGAGGGCTTCTTCCGGTCTCCGGCTTCCGGCTATGGATTCGGCTCCGCGTGGGGCGCGGGCTCCTCCGGAGCGCCGGCCCGCGTCTGGGGGGCGTTCCCGGATTCGTTCCCCGATCCGGATTCGCGCCCGGCCGCGTCTTTCTCCCCGTTCGCGGGACTGACGCTAGTCCCGGCGCCAGCTCCGGCCCCAGCCCCGGTCTCCGCGGCGGTCTCTCTTGTTGCGCCGGGCTGCGCTCGCGCCTCCTCGGCCCCGGCCTCCATCCTCCATTCGAAGTAGCTCCAGATGCCTTTCGTGATTCCCCGGGCGGCCCTATCCCGGAAACCGGGGTCCATGAGGAGCAACTCCTCGGTGAGGTTCGACATGAAAACCACTTCGACCAGGCAGGAAGGCATCTTCGCCTCTCGGATGACGTACAGGTCGGGCCTCTCGCGTACCCCCCTATCCGGAAGGCCTATTGCCCTCACGAGGCTCGTCTGGACGTGCTCCGCGAGCCGACGGCTCATCGGAACGCTGGAGCAGAACAGCGTTTCAGTGCCTGACGACGTCTCAGTTCTTCCCGCGTTCGCGTGTACGCTGATGAAGATATCCGCGCGCTCCTCTGCAGCGACCTTCACGCGCTCGGGCAGAAAGACGCTCACGTCGTCGGTGCGCGTAAGTACGGCTTTGGCCCCCGCTTCGCTCAACATGGCGGCGACGCGCTTCGAGATGTCCAGGGTCACGGCTTTCTCCTGCAGTCCCGTCGCTCCGACCGCTCCGGGGTCACTGCCGCCGTGCCCGGGGTCTACTACTATCGTCTTCTTGTAGAGCGGCGACCGCGTAATCTCGACGGCGGTCTCGCCCCACGATCCGTCGGGCCCGAGTTCCCTGGGAGGCTCATAGTGGCCCACGTAATATGGTAGGTCCACGACGACCCTCACGGTCATGGGTCCAAACTGGGCGAGGCGAATCCTTTCGATGGTGCCGTCTCCCACTTCGACGGAACCTTCGGGCGCGTCAAGCACGGAGTCCTCGAAATCCATGACGAGCCTATGCGGTTCTACGAGGCGCGTGATCTTCGCCGGCGGGAGGCCGGTGGACTTCACTGTCACGCGTGTGGACTTGAGGTGAGTGGCGAAGGCCGCGCCCAGGATGCGGTGGCCGAAGTCGACCACAACCTCGCCCGGCCTGTCTGACGAAGTGAACACGGAGTATGTCGTCTCCTTGGCGAGGTCAACGACTACGCGCACGGTGTCCGGTGAGTGTTGGCTCGCTCGGATCTGCCTTGCTATTCCGTGGGACACGGGCATGGGGCCGGGGTTGCCTACGAGAACGGCACCGGGCAGGTCCACGACGATCCTCGGAGGATCGATGAGGATGGAGGTCTTGTACTTGAGCTTGCCCGTGCCTTTCACGATGGCCTCGGCACGGCCATCCACCTCGCGGAATTCCAGCCCCGTCACACGCTGGGGAAACGTGATGACGATTTCGTGGGGGTTCTCCTCCGGCGAAGTCACCGAGTGGGCGGATTCCTGGCACAGGTCTATCACGAGTCGCACGACGTTCGAGCTGAACTGGGCGACTCGCACCTTGTCCACTATGCCGTCTCCCACCTGGAGTGGCTCGGGCCGCGACGGCAGCACTGCTCCTTCTATGTCGACGACCAGTCGCGCCGGGTCCTTGAGGAGGAACGACTTCCATGTTGGCTTTCCAGGGCCCTCCAGCGACACTCTCACCGTTCCGTGCCCTTCCACGTCAGCGTAGGTCACCGCGAGAACGCGTACGGTGGGCTTTTCCTGGTTTAGTTGAGGCGTCACAGCGGGCGCTGAGGCGTGTGCTCGCGAGGCAGGCGTGACGAAGCCCGCCACTATGGACACGAACGCGGCGAGGACGAGCGGAAGCGGCCAGTTGTTGCGGCAGCGTGGGAGTCTCAACTCTTGGCCTCCAACCATTCGACTGCTATCAGGACCTCTTTCGACTCCGTTCAACAATTTCCTCTTCCACTGCGTGAATCCTCCCCTGGAAGAGCACATAGCAGGCAGAGCCTCGCCGCGTCGGGCGGCGAGCCGCCGCGGAGACGAGGTCGCAGGTGCCCGCATCGCGCACGCATGCGTTGCCGGGATCCGGATGGACGGGCTGGGGGCATGGACAGGCTGGAGGCGGGACACCGCGACTGACCGCTGGACCGGTCGGAATGTCCCGGCACGGGACTCCAGACCCGCCTACTCGGGTATCCCCCGGTTGCGCCGGGAACCACACGCGCAAGGCGACCACATAGGCGCCTCCGCTCTACGCTGTGTGCGTCTTCACTTCCCCTAGACGTGCCGGTAATATCATGCTTGAGGTGAGCGGGTTGGACGGAGGTTTCGAGCACACGGGCGGCCGCATCAGAAGACTTCGCCGCTTGAGACGCATGACCCAAGAAGACCTAGCTGAGCTCGCCGGCCTCCACGTCAGCTACGTGGGACAGCTCGAAAGAGGCCAGAGAACCCCGTCTGTCAAGACCCTCGACGCAATTGCCAAGGCCCTCCAGGTCGACCCGGCGCTTCTAGTAAAGTCTCTCGGAGACGACGAATCCCCGGTGGAAGATCTCCTCACCCTCGTCGCGGGGGCTTCGCCAGAGCAGGTCCAGCTCATCACGAGGATAGCGGAAACCGTGCTCTCTTCGGGATACAGGCTGGAGACCCGCGCGAGGAACGAAAGGTCGTCGGATCTTCCCGCAAACACCCCTGATGACAAGCCCGCGAAGTAACTGGCTTTGCGCGTCCCCGTTTCCCTGCTTTCACTCCTTTCGCTGCACCGGTGTTGCGGTGACGGTTTGAGCATGCATATAATAAGCATCGCAGCATCGTGTGGGAGGCGACCCGGGTGGATTCAAGGCCTATCGGCGTGTTCGATTCCGGCGTGGGGGGCCTCACTGTGGTACGCGAGGTGTGGCGGAAGCTCCCGAAAGAACGCGTTCTCTACTTCGGCGACACAGCGCGAGTGCCCTACGGTGGACGACCCGCAGCGGAGATAGAGGTATTCGCGAGAGAGATCATCTCTTACCTACGGAAGCTCGGAGCAAAGTTGGTCATAGTTGCGTGCAACACGACTTCAGCCCTCGCGCTCGACGAAGTTGGGCGAGAATTCGACGTGCCGCTCGTGGGGGTGCTGAGGCCGGGTGCTCGCTCCGCGGTGAGCGCGACGCGCGCCGGCAGGATAGGAGTGATCGCCACGGAGGGAACTACGAGGAGCGGCGCGTACGAGCGAGCAATAAGGGAGCTGATGCCCGAGGCGGCCGTCTTCTCCAAAGCATGCCCGATGTTGGTCCCTCTCATAGAAGCCGGGCGGACTTGCTCGCGCGAAGCCGAGGAGGCGCTCCGCGACTACCTTGCCCCCCTCCTGGAGTCCGACATCGACACTCTCGTGCTCGGATGCACTCACTATCCCTTCCTGGAGGACGCGATCAGGCGGATCGTGGGGCCGGACGTCACCATAGTTGACCCCGCGGGAGAGACAGTTGAGGTTGCGTCAGTCCTACTACGCGACCTAGGCCTCTCGAGTCATGAGAGGACCGGACCCGACCAGTTCGCGGTGAGCGGAGATCCTGAAGGATTCACCCGTGTCGCGGAGAAACTACTGGGGAAGCGGTTGCCGCGGGCCGCCAAGGTGGACCTACGAGAAAGCTCGATCAACCGGGGCTGACGTGCTCGAGGTTCACTCAGGGGCAGGTCTGGCTGGAGCGCGGCATAGGCCGGTCTTTCTGAAGGGAGACATGGGGAGGCGGTCGCGACGTGCCAAGGCGAGACGATAGAGCTAGCAGTGAGATCCGTCCGGTCAAGATCACGAGGGGATACATGAAATACGCTGAAGGCTCGGTGCTCATTGAGGTGGGGGACACCCGGGTCGTGTGCACGGCCACCATCGAGGATCGCGTGCCCCAATTCCTGAAAGGGCAGGGCAAAGGGTGGGTGACCGCTGAGTACGGAATGCTACCCAGGGCTACGAGCGAGCGAAATCCGCGGGAGGCCACGAAGGGAAGGTCGGGAAGGACCTACGAGATTCAGAGGTTGATAGGGCGGGCGCTGCGGGCAGTTGTGGATCTCGAGAGCATCGGCGAGCGCACCGTGTGGATAGATTGCGACGTGATACAGGCAGACGGAGGCACCCGCACTGCCGCCGTCACCGGGTCTTTCGTGGCTCTCGTGGAGGCTCTCTCCCGCCTGACGTGCGGCACGGGCGACGGTGCGCGCGGGGACTCGAGAGAAGGCGCCGGGGAAGCGATGCCCGGACATTTCCCAGTAAGAGACTTCATCGCGGCCACAAGCGTCGGCATCGTCGATGGCGAGCTTGTCGTGGACCTTTCCTTCGACGAAGACTCCCGCGCGAGCGTGGACATGAACGTGGTCATGACGGGGGGCGGCAAGCTGGTGGAGATCCAAGGAACCGCAGAGGGTAGCCCGTTTTCGAGGGCGGATCTCGATCGCATGCTGAGGCTTGCCAAGAGCGGCATCGACACCCTCATAGCGATCCAGCGGGACGTCCTCGAGGACTTGGCGGGCAAGGTGGGCCGTTGACATGTCTCGACTCGTGCTTGCCACCAAGAATCCCGGGAAAGTCGAGGAGA
Encoded here:
- a CDS encoding glycerol-3-phosphate acyltransferase; the protein is MTKNENMTWDRSRAHAGPGGERVVKAVAIAVLSYLIGSIPFSYLSAMVFKRTDVRKVGSRNVGTTNVLKSAGLIPGLIAAVGDCGKGVLAVLIARATAPELYWMTFAAGLLAVVGHNWPIWLGFHGGGGLATCIGSLLVLSAASVFYLLALWGASYVLTRHKYASSLFGCMSLPVFLGVYEQSWAYFGFGFGMGVLLGAKQVLAWLRYGKKPESIAAC
- a CDS encoding DUF362 domain-containing protein translates to MASRVYVTNMRTKSGLSLVDKVGLLFDAAGFAQLFGKDDLVAIKLHVGEPGNIAFIPPPLVRRVVDKIKAAGARPFLTDSNTLYVGRRSNAVDHTISALENGFTYATVGAPFIVADGLTGHEHVKVPIDGVRLKEVRIGAAIAQADAMIALSHFKGHEATGFGGAIKNVGMGSASRGGKQEQHSNLKPAVRLEKCTGCGRCVRWCPAGALSVGDDRRAHIDPERCIGCAECTITCNNRAIKVQWEEGEEGSLQEKMAEYALGVVKTKAGKCGFMNFVMNVSPQCDCYAWNDVPIVPSVGILASCDPVAVDAASVDLVNRATVLPGSAVDRSDEAGPHADKFAALYPDVDWTVQLRHGERIGLGTRDYALVHVAMV
- the glgA gene encoding glycogen synthase, producing the protein MAAMERRLSVTMMTNEYPPNVYGGAGVHVDYLSRALAKTVDVEVRCFGDERTGPEDMTVRAYEPWELVARDGDPRCAKALLPLSTNLAMVKDPIKSDVVHCHTWYTFMAGFYAKELYGKPLVTTIHSLEPLRPWKEEQLGPAYRLSRWMERTGVLASDRVIAVSEGMKKDILKCYTIPEDRIRVIHNGIDLDEYKPVRTNDARREYGVGDKYVLFVGRMSRQKGIIHLLDAVPYLPEDVQIVLCAGAPDTEEIEREVVERTAGRPNVVLIREMVPKRKIIELYTNAAVFCCPSIYEPFGIINLEAMACETPVVASAVGGIPEVVVDGETGFLVEPGDPQALARAINTLLRDGELARSFGAAGRKHVEARFSWDAVALKTKDLYAELVEPSHS
- a CDS encoding N-acetylmuramoyl-L-alanine amidase codes for the protein MRLPRCRNNWPLPLVLAAFVSIVAGFVTPASRAHASAPAVTPQLNQEKPTVRVLAVTYADVEGHGTVRVSLEGPGKPTWKSFLLKDPARLVVDIEGAVLPSRPEPLQVGDGIVDKVRVAQFSSNVVRLVIDLCQESAHSVTSPEENPHEIVITFPQRVTGLEFREVDGRAEAIVKGTGKLKYKTSILIDPPRIVVDLPGAVLVGNPGPMPVSHGIARQIRASQHSPDTVRVVVDLAKETTYSVFTSSDRPGEVVVDFGHRILGAAFATHLKSTRVTVKSTGLPPAKITRLVEPHRLVMDFEDSVLDAPEGSVEVGDGTIERIRLAQFGPMTVRVVVDLPYYVGHYEPPRELGPDGSWGETAVEITRSPLYKKTIVVDPGHGGSDPGAVGATGLQEKAVTLDISKRVAAMLSEAGAKAVLTRTDDVSVFLPERVKVAAEERADIFISVHANAGRTETSSGTETLFCSSVPMSRRLAEHVQTSLVRAIGLPDRGVRERPDLYVIREAKMPSCLVEVVFMSNLTEELLLMDPGFRDRAARGITKGIWSYFEWRMEAGAEEARAQPGATRETAAETGAGAGAGAGTSVSPANGEKDAAGRESGSGNESGNAPQTRAGAPEEPAPHAEPNP
- a CDS encoding helix-turn-helix domain-containing protein, which encodes MDGGFEHTGGRIRRLRRLRRMTQEDLAELAGLHVSYVGQLERGQRTPSVKTLDAIAKALQVDPALLVKSLGDDESPVEDLLTLVAGASPEQVQLITRIAETVLSSGYRLETRARNERSSDLPANTPDDKPAK
- the murI gene encoding glutamate racemase codes for the protein MDSRPIGVFDSGVGGLTVVREVWRKLPKERVLYFGDTARVPYGGRPAAEIEVFAREIISYLRKLGAKLVIVACNTTSALALDEVGREFDVPLVGVLRPGARSAVSATRAGRIGVIATEGTTRSGAYERAIRELMPEAAVFSKACPMLVPLIEAGRTCSREAEEALRDYLAPLLESDIDTLVLGCTHYPFLEDAIRRIVGPDVTIVDPAGETVEVASVLLRDLGLSSHERTGPDQFAVSGDPEGFTRVAEKLLGKRLPRAAKVDLRESSINRG
- the rph gene encoding ribonuclease PH — translated: MKYAEGSVLIEVGDTRVVCTATIEDRVPQFLKGQGKGWVTAEYGMLPRATSERNPREATKGRSGRTYEIQRLIGRALRAVVDLESIGERTVWIDCDVIQADGGTRTAAVTGSFVALVEALSRLTCGTGDGARGDSREGAGEAMPGHFPVRDFIAATSVGIVDGELVVDLSFDEDSRASVDMNVVMTGGGKLVEIQGTAEGSPFSRADLDRMLRLAKSGIDTLIAIQRDVLEDLAGKVGR